A genomic stretch from Desulfolutivibrio sulfodismutans DSM 3696 includes:
- a CDS encoding amidohydrolase family protein, with protein MPPFMRSDPSQPAAPLTIFDYNGRTTAHTARRIMTMAPGAAPLADAAVIVRDREILAVGPRRSTLAGFSGPVMDHGPATLVPGLINAHCHLELAHLRGAIPSGLGFAEWVRRLVALPMGVFDQDAAQAAAREMRTSGTACVADIATRHPGAAARTFTREGLDFVSFFEEFGFAPPTGDTPSWPADLHGLPHGLFADHVSVAGHALYSTHPDRLRAAKAWATRHGKPFSLHLAEHAGEVALLADGTGDFAELLRKRVLPRDFRPPGRSPVAHADALGLLDEHTLVVHAVHVDDADIRILAGRGCGVCLCPRSNAYIGVGRAPAEKLAAAGARICLGTDSPASNTDLDLWNEVRYLLHHWERISLADALAALTTTPARMLGRENTLGMLSPGMRSGVALLPADLEDA; from the coding sequence ATGCCCCCCTTTATGCGCAGCGACCCATCGCAACCGGCCGCGCCGCTCACCATCTTCGATTACAACGGCCGGACAACGGCCCATACGGCCCGGCGGATCATGACCATGGCCCCGGGCGCCGCCCCCCTGGCCGATGCCGCCGTGATCGTCAGGGACCGCGAAATCCTCGCGGTGGGCCCACGCCGGTCAACCCTTGCCGGATTTTCCGGCCCCGTCATGGATCACGGCCCGGCCACCCTCGTGCCCGGCCTGATCAACGCCCACTGCCATCTGGAGCTTGCCCACCTGCGCGGGGCCATTCCCTCCGGCCTGGGCTTCGCCGAATGGGTGCGCCGCCTTGTGGCCCTGCCCATGGGCGTTTTCGACCAGGATGCGGCCCAGGCCGCGGCCCGGGAGATGCGGACGTCGGGCACGGCCTGCGTGGCCGATATCGCCACCCGCCATCCCGGTGCGGCGGCCCGGACCTTCACCCGAGAGGGCCTTGATTTCGTCTCTTTTTTCGAGGAGTTCGGGTTTGCCCCGCCAACGGGCGACACCCCGTCCTGGCCTGCCGACCTGCACGGACTGCCCCACGGACTCTTTGCGGACCATGTCTCCGTGGCCGGGCACGCCCTGTATTCCACCCACCCGGATCGTCTGCGCGCCGCCAAGGCCTGGGCCACCCGGCACGGCAAACCCTTTTCCCTCCATCTGGCCGAGCACGCAGGGGAGGTGGCGCTTCTGGCCGATGGGACCGGGGATTTCGCCGAGCTTTTACGCAAGCGGGTGCTGCCGCGCGATTTTCGCCCACCCGGCCGCTCGCCCGTGGCCCATGCCGACGCCCTGGGCCTTTTGGACGAACACACCCTGGTCGTTCACGCCGTGCATGTGGACGACGCGGATATCCGCATCCTGGCCGGGCGCGGCTGCGGGGTGTGCCTGTGCCCGCGCAGCAACGCCTACATCGGCGTGGGCCGCGCCCCTGCCGAAAAACTGGCCGCAGCCGGGGCCAGGATCTGCCTGGGCACGGACAGCCCGGCCTCGAACACCGACCTTGACCTATGGAATGAAGTCCGCTATCTCCTCCATCATTGGGAAAGGATTTCCCTGGCCGACGCCCTGGCGGCCCTGACCACCACTCCGGCCCGGATGCTTGGCCGGGAAAACACACTGGGAATGCTTTCGCCGGGCATGCGTTCCGGGGTGGCCCTCCTACCCGCTGATCTCGAAGACGCGTAA
- a CDS encoding FapA family protein, whose amino-acid sequence MRHYLKFFFDPGFDRRKLTPRLRQDGSVDLYDLGYVQNVMAGEVVAQWLPTEKAPPDADPRAFYSEKVFPYGLGCTPDPGNPDRLVSTVNGYVAFENGRITVRRTLVVPGDVGFHTGNIVFVGDVTIEGAVRAGFEVVGRNVVVRGLVEGARIRATESIVAESGIKGSDNAVIRAGGNLRTKFCENAELHAGRNLLVDASSMLCHFYVGERLAVKERLVGGTATCRGSVYVGEALGGGLRTQTKLLMGYDPELISRDRALRIKIHRTNERAMALRREVGPEGRAGKELAEELAALERKLASYQDLRHKLWLNRHGGENFLVCRVIVPGVIGANVEIGIGEAVMDAPDGARDVLFRYYDGDVVMSSPAVKR is encoded by the coding sequence ATGCGGCACTACCTGAAATTTTTCTTCGATCCCGGGTTTGACCGTCGCAAACTCACGCCCAGGCTTCGGCAGGACGGCTCAGTGGATCTCTACGATCTGGGCTATGTGCAAAATGTCATGGCCGGGGAGGTCGTGGCCCAGTGGCTTCCGACGGAAAAGGCCCCGCCCGATGCCGACCCCAGGGCGTTTTATTCCGAGAAGGTGTTTCCGTACGGGCTGGGCTGCACCCCTGATCCGGGAAATCCCGACCGGCTGGTGAGCACGGTCAACGGCTACGTGGCCTTTGAAAACGGCCGCATCACCGTGCGGCGAACGCTGGTGGTGCCGGGCGACGTGGGATTTCATACCGGCAACATCGTCTTTGTGGGCGATGTGACCATTGAGGGCGCGGTACGGGCCGGATTTGAGGTGGTGGGCCGCAACGTGGTCGTCCGGGGACTGGTGGAAGGAGCCAGGATACGGGCCACGGAATCCATCGTGGCCGAATCGGGGATCAAGGGGTCGGACAATGCCGTCATCCGGGCGGGCGGCAATCTGCGCACCAAGTTTTGCGAGAACGCCGAACTCCATGCGGGCAGGAACCTGCTGGTCGATGCCTCCAGCATGCTGTGCCACTTTTATGTGGGCGAACGGTTGGCGGTGAAGGAACGGCTGGTGGGCGGCACGGCCACCTGCCGGGGATCGGTGTATGTGGGCGAGGCCCTGGGCGGAGGACTGCGCACCCAGACCAAGCTGCTTATGGGCTACGACCCGGAGTTGATCTCCCGGGACCGCGCCTTGCGCATAAAAATTCATCGCACCAATGAGAGGGCCATGGCCTTGCGGCGGGAAGTCGGCCCCGAAGGCCGGGCGGGGAAAGAATTGGCCGAGGAGTTGGCAGCGCTTGAGCGCAAACTGGCCTCGTATCAGGATCTGCGCCATAAGCTGTGGCTCAACCGCCATGGCGGCGAGAATTTCCTGGTCTGCCGGGTCATCGTGCCGGGCGTGATCGGCGCTAATGTGGAAATCGGCATCGGCGAGGCGGTCATGGACGCCCCGGATGGGGCCAGGGATGTGCTTTTCCGCTATTATGACGGGGACGTGGTCATGTCCTCGCCCGCTGTGAAACGCTGA
- a CDS encoding STAS domain-containing protein, whose translation MNHIDVTRQGQCIYVRLTGEFARNAAVDMNAVLAAVSGPPTLVLDLSDADHLGGQGIAYLIKLQTRLSTLGGALFLRDLSESVATELAMRDLSGFFRVVDGWDDDMGEEILPLLAIR comes from the coding sequence ATGAACCATATCGACGTCACGCGTCAGGGACAGTGTATCTACGTCCGCCTCACCGGTGAATTCGCCAGGAACGCGGCGGTTGACATGAATGCGGTATTGGCCGCCGTGTCCGGCCCCCCGACGCTTGTTTTGGATTTGTCGGACGCCGACCACCTGGGCGGGCAGGGCATCGCCTACCTCATCAAACTGCAAACCCGGCTCTCCACCCTGGGCGGGGCGCTTTTTCTGCGCGATCTGTCCGAATCCGTGGCCACGGAACTGGCCATGCGCGATCTCTCTGGATTTTTCCGGGTGGTGGACGGCTGGGACGACGACATGGGCGAGGAGATTCTGCCGCTGCTCGCAATCCGTTAA
- a CDS encoding cupin domain-containing protein, translating into MKNIDYREVAPTAFPAPAVGTTGRVVLGKADGATNFCMRVIEFVPGGETSLHNHPWEHEQFVHEGTGQVFIADRWFDVGPGHVVFIPSGVTHQIKNTGAVPLVVVCLVPPFAPELL; encoded by the coding sequence ATGAAGAACATCGATTATCGCGAGGTCGCCCCCACGGCCTTCCCGGCCCCGGCCGTGGGAACCACGGGGCGGGTGGTGCTCGGCAAGGCCGACGGGGCGACCAATTTCTGCATGCGGGTGATCGAATTCGTCCCGGGCGGCGAGACGTCCCTGCACAACCACCCCTGGGAGCACGAACAGTTCGTGCATGAAGGCACGGGGCAGGTCTTCATTGCGGATCGCTGGTTCGACGTGGGACCGGGCCATGTCGTGTTCATCCCCTCCGGCGTCACCCACCAGATCAAAAACACCGGGGCGGTCCCCCTCGTGGTTGTGTGTCTCGTGCCCCCGTTCGCCCCGGAACTTCTCTAA
- a CDS encoding CBS and ACT domain-containing protein yields the protein MLIKDWMTKEPVVAKAGTSIMKAAKLMKENKIRRLPVVDDDGRLVGMLSDRDIKEASPSKATTLDMHELYYLLSEIKVADIMTKKPLAITPDEPVERAAVVMMRNRIGGLPVVDDDGKVVGIITDSDVFKVLISITGVLTGGVQLAFNLPNAEGGLKPVLDDLKGQGCRIMSILTSYPPAEQGNRHVYIRIQDVEDAPLHKLVDMLKGKYDLLYWVRDNA from the coding sequence ATGCTGATCAAGGACTGGATGACCAAGGAGCCCGTTGTGGCCAAGGCGGGCACGTCCATCATGAAGGCCGCCAAGCTCATGAAGGAGAACAAGATTCGCCGACTGCCCGTGGTGGACGACGACGGCAGGCTGGTGGGCATGCTCTCCGACCGGGACATCAAGGAGGCCTCGCCCTCCAAGGCCACCACCCTGGACATGCACGAGCTGTATTACCTGCTGTCCGAGATCAAGGTCGCGGACATCATGACCAAAAAGCCCCTGGCCATCACCCCGGACGAACCCGTGGAGCGGGCCGCCGTGGTCATGATGCGCAACCGCATCGGCGGGCTGCCCGTGGTCGACGACGACGGCAAGGTGGTGGGCATCATCACCGACAGCGACGTGTTCAAGGTGCTCATCAGCATCACCGGCGTTTTGACCGGCGGCGTGCAGTTGGCCTTCAACCTGCCCAACGCCGAGGGCGGCCTCAAGCCCGTGCTCGACGACTTGAAGGGCCAGGGCTGCCGCATCATGTCCATCCTGACCTCCTATCCCCCCGCCGAGCAGGGCAACCGCCATGTCTACATCCGCATCCAGGACGTGGAGGACGCCCCCCTGCACAAGCTGGTGGACATGCTCAAAGGCAAATACGACCTCCTGTACTGGGTCAGGGACAACGCCTGA
- a CDS encoding zinc-dependent alcohol dehydrogenase — MKALIYEKSIPRYLASALAARLDRRRFFPRVSPLRLAETPYDPPAGWVRLRTLLCGICGSDLGLLKGHESVLLEPYASMPSVLGHEILAVVEEAPDGSGFSPGQRVAVEPILPCETRGLAPCRFCAAGDYNLCENFLRGDLPPGSFLGFNAKAPGGMAERTAAHPSRLFPVPDHVPDETAVLVDSLASVLHPVLVHFPGDADTVVINGMGILGQHAVRSLRALGSKARIVAVARHGFQALAAKAGGADVVLRSPSRQALGEAVGATFTPTTLGGGNLEGGADLFLDCAGGARAFEQGLLALRAGGGYVMVGTTARLSGADVSSLWFRQLTAVGSASYGHATDPRTGKRVRTYEVALELLASGSYPVDGLVTHLFRLDDYAKAFTAAFDKRGHASMKVAFDLRP, encoded by the coding sequence ATGAAAGCCCTCATCTACGAAAAAAGCATCCCGCGGTATCTGGCCAGCGCCCTGGCCGCGCGCCTGGACCGCCGCCGGTTCTTCCCCCGGGTCTCGCCCCTGCGCCTGGCCGAGACGCCCTATGATCCGCCTGCCGGATGGGTCCGCCTGCGCACGCTTTTATGCGGCATCTGCGGCTCGGACCTTGGGCTTTTAAAGGGCCACGAATCCGTGCTGCTCGAACCCTACGCCTCCATGCCCTCGGTCCTGGGGCACGAGATCCTGGCCGTGGTGGAGGAGGCCCCGGACGGATCGGGCTTTTCCCCGGGACAGCGGGTGGCGGTGGAGCCCATCTTGCCCTGCGAGACGCGGGGGCTTGCCCCCTGCCGGTTTTGCGCCGCCGGGGACTACAACCTGTGTGAAAACTTTCTGCGCGGCGACCTGCCGCCCGGCTCGTTTCTGGGGTTCAACGCCAAGGCCCCGGGGGGCATGGCCGAGCGCACGGCGGCCCATCCCTCGCGCCTTTTCCCCGTTCCGGACCATGTGCCGGACGAGACCGCCGTGCTCGTCGACTCCCTGGCCTCGGTCCTGCATCCGGTGCTGGTCCACTTCCCTGGCGACGCGGACACGGTGGTCATAAACGGCATGGGCATCCTTGGGCAGCACGCCGTGCGGTCCTTGCGGGCCCTGGGCTCCAAGGCCCGCATTGTGGCCGTGGCCCGGCACGGCTTCCAGGCTTTGGCGGCAAAGGCCGGGGGGGCCGACGTGGTGCTGCGGTCGCCTTCGCGCCAGGCCCTGGGAGAGGCCGTGGGGGCCACGTTTACGCCCACGACCCTTGGCGGCGGCAACCTGGAGGGCGGGGCGGACCTGTTTTTGGACTGCGCCGGGGGCGCCCGGGCCTTCGAGCAGGGGCTTTTGGCCCTGCGGGCCGGGGGGGGCTACGTCATGGTGGGGACCACGGCCCGGCTGTCCGGGGCCGACGTGTCCAGCCTGTGGTTCCGGCAGCTCACCGCCGTGGGTTCGGCCAGCTACGGCCATGCCACGGACCCGCGCACCGGCAAACGGGTGCGCACCTACGAGGTGGCCCTGGAGCTTCTGGCCTCGGGGAGCTATCCCGTGGATGGTCTGGTCACCCACCTCTTCCGCCTCGACGACTACGCCAAAGCCTTCACCGCCGCCTTCGACAAACGCGGACATGCGAGCATGAAGGTGGCCTTCGATCTGCGGCCATAA
- a CDS encoding helix-turn-helix domain-containing protein, which produces MNAKTMDQKKAELLQDPAFRQAYEDREAAFAVALAATQARKNAGMTQAEIAQRMHTTQSAVARLESGKSVPTLPTLEKYARATGTKLRVSFEPAC; this is translated from the coding sequence ATGAACGCAAAAACCATGGACCAAAAAAAAGCCGAGCTCCTGCAAGACCCCGCCTTCCGGCAGGCCTATGAAGACAGGGAGGCGGCCTTCGCTGTGGCCTTGGCGGCCACCCAGGCCCGCAAGAATGCGGGCATGACGCAGGCGGAAATCGCACAGCGGATGCACACCACCCAGTCCGCCGTGGCCCGGCTCGAATCGGGCAAATCGGTCCCCACCCTGCCGACGCTTGAAAAATACGCCAGGGCGACCGGCACGAAGCTGCGTGTCAGCTTTGAACCGGCCTGCTGA
- a CDS encoding type II toxin-antitoxin system RelE/ParE family toxin, whose translation MPRNFRSGISKPSEPRWTVLFLDDRVEAEFDAFFVELKADFVHIAEMIQNVGLQAVGHPHVKHIKDKIWEMRARDKDGIGHELYCTAKGRRVVILRCFVKKTNKTPRQELEIAEERMKLLTD comes from the coding sequence ATGCCCAGGAATTTCCGCTCAGGGATATCCAAACCGTCAGAGCCACGATGGACCGTTCTTTTTTTGGATGACAGGGTGGAAGCGGAGTTCGACGCGTTTTTCGTGGAACTCAAAGCCGATTTTGTGCATATCGCCGAGATGATCCAGAATGTCGGCCTGCAGGCCGTCGGGCATCCTCACGTCAAGCATATCAAAGACAAGATATGGGAAATGAGGGCTCGGGACAAAGATGGCATCGGGCATGAGCTCTACTGCACGGCAAAGGGCAGGCGCGTCGTCATTTTGCGTTGCTTCGTTAAAAAGACAAACAAAACTCCGCGACAAGAACTTGAAATAGCCGAAGAGAGAATGAAACTTCTCACGGACTGA
- the mgtA gene encoding magnesium-translocating P-type ATPase has protein sequence MPQESTPFYARPTADVLKGLGTSAAGLSASEAAARLAAAGSGLGKKGGHSVLRLFFSQFKSPIILILIFAAVLSFFLDDQTDAIIILVIVGVSGLLGFWQERGAAGAVEKLLAMVETKGLALRDGQAVSIPFDEFVVGDVVCLDAGRGVPGDCLILTSKDLFANEAALTGETYPVEKCADPVAPDTPLAGRQNVLFMGTHVVSGTALAVVAATATATEFGKVSARLRVAPQETDFERGIRRFGFMLMEITLVMMTGIFALNVLFDKPVADSFLFSLALAVGLTPQLLPAIISVNLAAGAKRLAASKVIVRRLASIENFGAMNVLCSDKTGTLTDGAVHIKGAYDASGAESPRTFELAYVNGFFQSGFANPIDAAIREKGGVDVSGWEKLDEIPYDFVRKRLGILARRDGKNRLVVKGALSRVLDVCATAAMPDGSCVPLAQVRADIEKRFADYGREGLRCLGLAYRDMDQTRTADKADETDMVFAGFLTLWDPPKPGIAATVANLAAKGVRLKVITGDNRHVADSLGRQMGLETPVVLTGPDLRAMSPDALVARAGTVDVFAEVEPNQKEDIVRALQKAGFVVGFMGDGINDASAIKAADVGLSVDSAVDVAKEAADIVLLDPDLGVLENGVLLGRTTFANTLKYIFMATSANFGNMFSMAGASLFLPFLPLLPTQVLLTNLLTDLPEMTIASDSVDPDMIERPRRWDIRFIRNFMLVFGPLSSVFDCLTFVVLLHFLNASEALFQTGWFVESVVSAALIVLVVRTKKTMLTSRPSRLLLWATLAVVGVTVWLPFGPLAELFGFVPLPWAFLPALVGIVVLYVASAELAKRWFYRRFG, from the coding sequence ATGCCCCAGGAGTCGACACCGTTTTACGCACGGCCCACGGCGGACGTCCTCAAAGGGCTTGGAACCTCTGCGGCGGGGCTTTCCGCCTCAGAGGCCGCTGCGCGTCTGGCCGCCGCCGGTTCCGGTCTGGGCAAAAAGGGCGGGCACAGCGTCCTGCGCCTGTTTTTTTCCCAGTTCAAAAGCCCCATCATCCTCATCTTGATCTTCGCCGCCGTGCTGTCGTTTTTCCTGGACGACCAGACCGACGCCATCATCATCCTGGTCATCGTGGGGGTCAGCGGCCTGCTGGGATTCTGGCAGGAACGCGGCGCGGCCGGGGCCGTGGAGAAGCTGTTGGCCATGGTCGAAACCAAGGGCCTGGCCCTGCGCGACGGCCAGGCCGTGTCCATCCCCTTTGACGAATTCGTGGTCGGCGACGTGGTCTGCCTGGACGCCGGGCGCGGCGTGCCGGGGGACTGCCTGATCCTGACCTCCAAGGATCTGTTCGCCAACGAGGCGGCCCTGACCGGCGAGACCTATCCCGTGGAGAAGTGCGCCGATCCCGTGGCCCCGGACACCCCCCTGGCCGGACGGCAGAACGTCCTTTTCATGGGAACCCATGTGGTCAGCGGCACGGCCCTGGCTGTTGTGGCGGCCACGGCCACGGCCACGGAGTTCGGCAAGGTCTCGGCCCGGCTGCGGGTCGCCCCCCAGGAAACGGACTTCGAGCGCGGCATCCGGCGCTTCGGCTTCATGCTCATGGAGATCACCCTGGTCATGATGACCGGCATCTTCGCCTTAAACGTCCTGTTCGACAAACCCGTGGCCGATTCCTTCCTGTTTTCCCTGGCCCTGGCCGTGGGCCTGACGCCCCAGCTTCTGCCCGCTATCATCAGCGTCAATCTGGCCGCCGGGGCCAAGCGGCTGGCCGCCTCCAAGGTCATCGTGCGCCGTCTGGCCTCCATTGAGAACTTCGGGGCCATGAACGTTTTGTGCTCGGACAAGACCGGGACGCTGACCGACGGCGCCGTCCACATCAAGGGGGCCTACGACGCCTCGGGAGCGGAGAGCCCACGGACGTTCGAACTGGCCTATGTCAACGGCTTTTTCCAAAGCGGCTTCGCCAACCCCATCGACGCCGCCATCCGGGAAAAAGGCGGCGTCGATGTCTCGGGCTGGGAAAAGCTCGACGAAATCCCCTACGACTTCGTGCGCAAACGCCTGGGCATCCTGGCCCGCCGCGACGGCAAAAACCGGCTGGTGGTCAAGGGGGCGCTTTCCCGGGTGCTGGACGTCTGCGCCACGGCGGCCATGCCGGACGGCTCCTGCGTGCCCCTGGCCCAGGTCCGGGCCGACATCGAGAAGCGTTTTGCGGACTATGGCCGCGAGGGCCTGCGCTGCCTGGGGCTGGCCTACCGGGACATGGACCAGACCCGGACGGCGGACAAGGCCGATGAGACGGACATGGTCTTTGCCGGATTTCTCACCCTGTGGGATCCGCCCAAGCCCGGCATCGCCGCGACCGTGGCCAACCTGGCCGCCAAGGGCGTGCGCTTGAAGGTCATCACCGGCGACAACCGCCATGTGGCCGACAGCCTGGGCCGCCAGATGGGCCTTGAGACTCCTGTGGTCCTGACCGGCCCGGACCTACGGGCCATGTCCCCCGACGCCCTGGTGGCCCGGGCGGGCACGGTGGACGTCTTCGCCGAGGTGGAGCCGAACCAGAAGGAGGACATCGTGCGGGCCCTGCAAAAGGCCGGGTTCGTGGTGGGGTTCATGGGCGACGGCATCAACGACGCCTCGGCCATCAAGGCCGCCGACGTGGGGCTGTCCGTGGACAGTGCGGTGGACGTGGCCAAGGAGGCGGCGGACATCGTTTTGCTCGATCCGGACCTGGGGGTTCTGGAAAACGGGGTGCTGCTCGGCCGCACCACCTTCGCCAACACGCTCAAATACATCTTCATGGCCACCAGCGCCAACTTCGGCAACATGTTCTCCATGGCCGGGGCCTCGCTGTTTCTGCCCTTTCTGCCCCTTCTGCCCACCCAGGTGCTTTTGACCAACCTGTTGACGGATCTGCCGGAAATGACCATCGCCTCGGACTCCGTGGACCCGGACATGATCGAACGGCCGCGCCGCTGGGACATCCGGTTCATCCGCAACTTCATGCTGGTTTTCGGGCCGCTCAGTTCGGTCTTCGACTGCCTGACCTTCGTGGTGCTGCTGCATTTTCTCAACGCCTCGGAGGCGCTGTTCCAGACGGGCTGGTTCGTGGAGTCGGTGGTGTCGGCGGCCCTGATCGTCTTGGTGGTGCGCACCAAAAAGACCATGCTGACCAGTCGGCCCAGCCGACTGCTTTTGTGGGCCACCCTGGCGGTGGTTGGGGTGACGGTGTGGCTGCCGTTCGGGCCGCTGGCGGAACTGTTCGGATTCGTGCCCCTGCCCTGGGCCTTTCTGCCCGCCCTGGTGGGGATCGTGGTGCTGTACGTGGCCAGCGCCGAGCTGGCCAAGCGGTGGTTCTACCGCCGTTTCGGCTAG
- a CDS encoding Fur family transcriptional regulator, producing MDAHVRRLESLVALLKEKGCRVTPQRLAILRVLTQSRGHPSAEQVHARLARQYPTMSLATVYKTIALLKQAGEILELQFSDLGNRYDGRRPHPHPHVICTRCGSIVDADAPLLDDAAERVSRETGYAIAAHRLDFFGLCPACLKKDAARKAS from the coding sequence ATGGACGCCCACGTCCGACGCCTGGAAAGCCTGGTGGCCCTTCTCAAGGAAAAGGGCTGCCGTGTCACGCCGCAACGGCTGGCCATCCTGCGCGTGCTCACCCAGAGCCGGGGGCATCCCTCCGCCGAACAGGTGCATGCCCGTCTGGCGCGGCAATACCCCACCATGAGCCTGGCCACGGTCTATAAAACCATCGCCCTGCTCAAGCAGGCCGGAGAGATCCTGGAGCTGCAATTCAGCGATCTCGGCAACCGCTACGACGGCAGGCGGCCCCACCCCCACCCCCATGTCATCTGCACCCGCTGCGGGAGCATCGTGGACGCCGACGCCCCCCTGCTGGACGACGCGGCCGAACGCGTGTCCCGGGAGACGGGCTACGCCATTGCCGCCCACCGCCTGGATTTCTTCGGCCTGTGCCCGGCCTGCCTGAAAAAAGACGCCGCCCGCAAGGCCTCCTGA
- a CDS encoding TIGR03943 family putative permease subunit codes for MHNIQRNLLGRADALLLLGLALFMAYLLSGEMYWHYLHPRFRPVTATAALAMAGLGLFALFRPPRPSGGRTLAFALMLGLSLASLPATDPFGSRGGGRGVAEAETAEEVPENETGYLRLNTGELYDLAENNELSKHPGPGFAVRGFVRRDPELDRQGLFGLYRVALYCCFADATAVGIVVRPPDGALPEDGTWVRTAGRLNPTPDGASWPDIQVPGIFYASTLPGYVFAADTVVAVAAPREPFMFEWRAAPPYAY; via the coding sequence ATGCACAACATACAAAGAAACCTCCTGGGCCGCGCCGACGCCCTGCTGCTCCTCGGACTGGCCCTGTTCATGGCCTATCTGCTGTCCGGGGAGATGTACTGGCACTACCTGCATCCCCGCTTTCGGCCCGTCACCGCCACGGCCGCCCTGGCCATGGCCGGGCTTGGCCTGTTCGCCCTGTTTCGGCCGCCGCGCCCCTCGGGGGGGCGCACCCTGGCCTTCGCCCTCATGCTCGGGCTGTCCCTGGCCAGCCTGCCCGCCACCGATCCCTTCGGCTCCCGGGGAGGGGGCCGGGGCGTCGCCGAAGCGGAAACGGCCGAGGAAGTCCCCGAAAACGAGACCGGCTATCTGCGCCTCAACACCGGCGAGCTCTACGACCTGGCCGAAAACAACGAACTGTCTAAGCATCCCGGCCCCGGGTTCGCCGTGCGCGGGTTCGTGCGCCGCGATCCGGAACTCGACCGCCAGGGGCTTTTCGGACTGTACCGGGTGGCCCTTTACTGCTGCTTCGCCGACGCCACGGCCGTGGGAATCGTGGTGCGCCCCCCGGACGGCGCGCTGCCCGAGGACGGAACCTGGGTCCGGACGGCCGGGCGTCTCAACCCGACGCCCGACGGCGCGTCCTGGCCGGACATCCAGGTGCCGGGCATCTTCTACGCCTCCACCCTGCCCGGATACGTGTTTGCCGCAGACACGGTCGTGGCCGTGGCCGCGCCGCGCGAACCATTCATGTTCGAATGGCGCGCCGCCCCGCCCTACGCCTATTGA
- a CDS encoding permease yields MFDAPFEGLGFFAMTATAIFLEAAPFLLLGSFLAALIECFVPPERMQRLFPKRAVPGVLAGLFAGLFLPVCECGIVPIVRRMLQKGVPPASAMTYMLAAPIVNPVVMASTYTAFQGDWFMMAARTAMGAVTALGMGLALSRLSAQDILLDPAGHGPACACGCGHDHGPTGATGAGTGDAPACAPVTARARITAVISHTAGEFLDMGGMLILGSLFAAAFKTLTPSTLLTLFETDPLLSIMAMMLLAILLSLCSEADAFVAASFTTFPASAKLAFLALGPMLDIKLAIMFQAVFTRRVVTALLIVPPVMVFVLSYALSLFGP; encoded by the coding sequence ATGTTCGACGCACCCTTCGAAGGCCTGGGCTTTTTCGCCATGACGGCCACGGCGATCTTCCTTGAGGCCGCGCCGTTTCTGCTTTTGGGCTCCTTTCTGGCCGCGCTCATCGAATGTTTCGTGCCGCCTGAACGCATGCAGCGCCTTTTCCCCAAGCGCGCCGTGCCCGGGGTTCTGGCCGGGCTTTTCGCCGGGCTCTTTTTGCCCGTGTGCGAATGCGGCATCGTGCCCATCGTACGGCGCATGCTGCAAAAGGGCGTGCCCCCGGCCTCGGCCATGACCTACATGCTGGCCGCGCCCATCGTGAATCCCGTGGTCATGGCCTCCACCTATACGGCCTTTCAGGGCGACTGGTTCATGATGGCCGCCCGCACGGCCATGGGCGCGGTCACCGCCCTGGGCATGGGCCTGGCCCTGTCCAGGCTCAGCGCACAGGACATCCTGCTCGATCCGGCCGGGCACGGCCCGGCCTGCGCCTGCGGCTGCGGCCACGACCATGGCCCGACGGGCGCGACGGGCGCCGGGACCGGGGACGCCCCGGCATGTGCGCCGGTCACGGCCCGGGCCCGCATCACGGCCGTCATCTCCCACACCGCAGGCGAATTCCTGGACATGGGCGGCATGCTCATCCTGGGCAGCCTGTTTGCCGCCGCCTTCAAGACCCTGACCCCCTCGACGCTGCTCACGCTGTTCGAGACCGATCCTTTGTTGTCCATCATGGCCATGATGCTTCTGGCCATCCTGTTGTCCCTGTGCTCCGAGGCCGACGCCTTCGTGGCCGCCTCCTTCACCACCTTTCCGGCCAGCGCCAAGCTGGCGTTTTTGGCGCTGGGCCCCATGCTGGACATCAAACTGGCCATCATGTTCCAGGCCGTGTTCACGCGCCGGGTGGTGACGGCGCTTCTGATCGTGCCGCCGGTCATGGTCTTTGTCCTGTCCTATGCCCTGTCGCTCTTCGGGCCCTAA